One segment of Cardiocondyla obscurior isolate alpha-2009 linkage group LG15, Cobs3.1, whole genome shotgun sequence DNA contains the following:
- the LOC139108560 gene encoding uncharacterized protein yields MYEQLKRSHNEMLIEQQREREVLECATRGQHENPEWHIVRRNLLTASNFGKICSRRETTSCKNLVKAILYPPQLTNAAIEWGKEKEMIARKQLQTELGVDITECGMFIDKDIPYLAASPDGIIGDDTVVEIKCPYVAREMSPSDAILNKISNIDKIFDKNDENKMNERHAYYFQIQGQLHITQRDCCIFAVWTPHGLKYTFVERNDIFGETKMLPQLTRFYEDCLVPEIVDSRTARNMPIREPQYIIEAQQKATQKKK; encoded by the coding sequence ATGTACGAACAATTAAAACGTAGTCATAACGAAATGTTAATAGAACAGCAACGCGAACGTGAGGTATTAGAATGTGCCACACGAGGTCAGCATGAAAATCCGGAGTGGCACATAGTACGGCGAAATCTTCTTACTGCATCAAACTTTGGAAAAATTTGTAGCAGAAGAGAGACCACTTCGTGCAAAAATCTCGTTAAAGCAATTCTTTATCCTCCTCAATTAACCAATGCGGCTATTGAGTGgggtaaagaaaaagagatgatTGCACGAAAGCAATTGCAAACGGAGCTAGGAGTAGACATTACTGAATGCGGAATGTTTATAGATAAAGATATTCCGTATCTTGCGGCATCGCCTGACGGCATTATTGGAGACGATACCGttgtagaaattaaatgtCCATATGTGGCACGGGAAATGTCTCCCTCTGAtgcaattttaaacaaaatttcaaatatagataaaatatttgacaaaaatgatgaaaataaaatgaatgaAAGACACGCTTACTACTTCCAAATACAGGGACAACTCCACATAACGCAAAGAGACTGTTGCATCTTTGCTGTGTGGACACCCCATGGATTGAAATACACGTTTGTCGAGCGTAATGACATTTTTGGGGAAACCAAAATGTTGCCACAGCTTACAAGATTTTACGAAGACTGTTTGGTTCCTGAAATAGTAGATAGTAGAACGGCAAGAAATATGCCAATTCGGGAACCGCAGTACATTATCGAAGCACAACAGAAAGCGactcaaaaaaagaaataa